Genomic segment of Streptomyces roseifaciens:
GGACACCGGCGCCATGCTGGTCGCGGACCGCACCCTGCGCACCGTCCGCGCCGACCTGACCCGTACCGCCGAGGCGCTGGCCGTCCTCGCGGCCCGGCACCGGGACACCGTCATGGCGGGCCGCACGCTCACCCTGCACGCCGTGCCCACCACCTTCGGGCTGAAGGCGGCCGGCTGGCGGCAGCTCGTCCTCGACGCGGAGGCACGGCTCGGCCGCGTGCACGAGAGCCTGCCGGTCTCGCTGGGCGGCGCGGCGGGCACGCTCGCCGGCTACCTGGAGCACGCCCGGCTCGACGGAGCCGCGGGCACCGGCGACGGCACCTACGCCGAGCGGCTCGTGGACGCGTTCGCCGCCGAGACGGGCCTGGCCCGCCCCGCCCTGCCGTGGCACGCGCTGCGCACCCCGGTCGCCGACCTGGCCGGGGCCCTCGCCTTCACCGCGGGCGCCCTCGGCAAGATCGCGGCCGATGTCCAGTCACTGGCGCGCACGGAGGTCGGCGAGGTCGCCGAGCCGGGCGGCGGCCCGGCGGGGCGCGGCGGTTCCTCGGCCATGCCGCACAAGCGCAACCCCGTGCTCGCCACCCTGATCCGCAGCGCGGCGCTGCAGGTCCCCGCGCTGGCCGGCGCCCTGACGCAGTGCCTGGCGGCCGAGGACGAGCGGTCGGCCGGCGCCTGGCACGCGGAGTGGCAGCTGCTGCGCGAGTGCCTCCGCCTCACCGGCGGAGCCGCCCGTACCGCCGCCGAGCTGGCCGGCGGCCTGGACGTGCGGGCGGAACGCATGCGAGCCAACCTCGGTCTGACGGGCGCACAGATCGTCTCGGAGCGGCTCGCGGCCGTCCTCGCGCCGCGCATCGGCAGGGCCGAGGCCAGGCGGCTGCTGACGGAGGCGTCGGCCGAAGCGGCGGCCGGTGGCCGGGAACTGCAGGCGGTTCTCGCCGAGAAGCCGTTACTGGACGGTCACTTCACCGCGGCCGAACTGGCGGCCCTGTGCGACCCCGCCGACTACACCGGCGCCGCAGGCCTGCTGGTGGACCGGGCATTGTGGCCCTGACAACACCTCACGCGAATCACCTGCGTTTTTCCTCCGCCTTCCGTACCCTCACCCGAGGCCCGCGGAAGGCGGATGCGTGTTCGGTCATTCACGGGCGAAGATCGGCCAAGCGGGCAACGCCGTGGTTAGGATGATCGGCGTATTCCGCTTCTGGACGGGACGTCAGGGACAACGGCCCCGTCCAGCCGTCCGCATGCCCCCTGCGTCCACGAGGAATTGATGTCACATCACATACCGGACGTAGTGACCTGGTGCCTGGCCGCCGCACTGATCGCCGTCGCGGTCCTGCTGGTGCGCCAGCGGGGGATCGCCGCGGCCCTGCGGCTGCGCGCCGCCACGCTGGAGGAGGGGCAGCGGGCGCGCGACAGCGAACTCGGGCACCTCGTCAACGTCCGGCTCCCCGCCGTCACGGCCTCCATGCAGCAGCCCGTGCCGCTGCCCGGCCTGCTCGACGAACAGCTCACGGGCACCGTCTTCGCGCACGGCCTGCAGTCGGTGATGGACACCTTCACCCAGGCCGTCGACAAGGCGCAGGCCCGCGCCGACCAGTCCGCGAAGGCCGCCCTCAAGGCCTCCATGCGCGCCCTCCAGGGCCTCGCCCACGAGCAGCAGCTGGCCATCTCCGACATGCAGGACCGGCACGACAACCCCGACGTGCTGCGCGACCTGCTGCAGATCGACCACGCCAACTCCCAGTTCGGCCGCCGCGCCCAGGCCATCGCCGTCCTGTGCGGCTCCTGGCCGGGCCGGCAGCGCGCCGCCTCCCCGCTCACCGACGTCGTCCGCGGCGCCACGTCCCGCATCCGCGACTACCGGCGCGTCCAGGTCCACAGCCAGGCCGACCTCGCCGTCGTCAGCCGCGCCGTGGAGCCCGTCGTCCTCGCCGTCGCCGAGCTCCTCGACAACGCCGCCCGCCACTCCCAGCCCAACACCACCGTCGAGGTCGGCCTGCAGCCCGTGCACAACGGCGCCTGCGTCGTCATCGACGACGCCGGTGTCGGCATGGACGGCCAGGAGACCCAGCGGGCCGGCGCCCTGCTGTCCGGCCGCGCCGCCGTCGACGTCTCCCGCCTCGGCGACCCGCCGCAGTTCGGCTTCCCCGTCATCGGCGTGCTCGCCGCGCGCTACGGGTTCAGCGTCTCCGTCGACACCCGCTCGCCCTACGGCGGCGTCCGGGCCGTGCTGTTCCTCCCCAGCACCCTGCTCACCCAGCTCGACATCGACGGGCCCGGCACGACGCCGCTGCGTCCCCCGGGCGCGGGCGCTGGCGCTGGCGTGGGCGCGGGCTCGCACGTGGCGGACCGCACCGCCGCGACCCGGGCCCCGGGCCGGACGCCCGTCCCGGACTTCCCCGACTTCCCGGAGGCCTCGGCCGCCGCATTCCCGGAGAGCTCCGCCCGTGGGCCCGAGGGGCCGGGTGGCTTCCCGGAGGCCTCCGGCCGCGGGTCCGAGAGGCTGGGCGGCTTCCCGGAGACCTCCGCCCGCGGGCCCGAGGCCCCCGGCGGCTTCCCGGAGACCTCCGCTCGTAACCGCGAGGCACGGGCTGGTTTCCCGGAAGCTACTGCTCGCCACCGCGAGGCATCGGCCGGCTTCCCGGAGGCTTCCACCCGTAACCGCGAGGCACAGGCCGGTTTCCCGGAGAGCTCCACCCGTAGCCCCGAGGCGCCGACCGGTTTCCC
This window contains:
- a CDS encoding ATP-binding protein; translated protein: MSHHIPDVVTWCLAAALIAVAVLLVRQRGIAAALRLRAATLEEGQRARDSELGHLVNVRLPAVTASMQQPVPLPGLLDEQLTGTVFAHGLQSVMDTFTQAVDKAQARADQSAKAALKASMRALQGLAHEQQLAISDMQDRHDNPDVLRDLLQIDHANSQFGRRAQAIAVLCGSWPGRQRAASPLTDVVRGATSRIRDYRRVQVHSQADLAVVSRAVEPVVLAVAELLDNAARHSQPNTTVEVGLQPVHNGACVVIDDAGVGMDGQETQRAGALLSGRAAVDVSRLGDPPQFGFPVIGVLAARYGFSVSVDTRSPYGGVRAVLFLPSTLLTQLDIDGPGTTPLRPPGAGAGAGVGAGSHVADRTAATRAPGRTPVPDFPDFPEASAAAFPESSARGPEGPGGFPEASGRGSERLGGFPETSARGPEAPGGFPETSARNREARAGFPEATARHREASAGFPEASTRNREAQAGFPESSTRSPEAPTGFPETSVRSPEAQAGFPGMPGGSRGVPDGPLGGGPISDGGPVAGARPGADGGPVSGGGGFLPGGGSASDGGSLPGEAPVHGTFGSTAGGLPKRRRRQPSPDARRGRPAPLSAESPAPGAPGSGPAAPERTAEETARRMGAFARGTRAGRTPAAGTPVGPLHGTPEPDAAHPFAQAPAPVDDEGNPHA
- the pcaB gene encoding 3-carboxy-cis,cis-muconate cycloisomerase, with amino-acid sequence MTANPDDAGPSTPTNPPPRPAEPSGAAPTRSRSVPPEPVVVDAGLLSPVRVGTPAEEATADTAWLQAMLDAEAALARAQARLGAVPVPAAEAVTRCARAGRLDVRALALAARETANPVVGLVQALTRLVAEDTPEAAAYVHRGSTSQDILDTGAMLVADRTLRTVRADLTRTAEALAVLAARHRDTVMAGRTLTLHAVPTTFGLKAAGWRQLVLDAEARLGRVHESLPVSLGGAAGTLAGYLEHARLDGAAGTGDGTYAERLVDAFAAETGLARPALPWHALRTPVADLAGALAFTAGALGKIAADVQSLARTEVGEVAEPGGGPAGRGGSSAMPHKRNPVLATLIRSAALQVPALAGALTQCLAAEDERSAGAWHAEWQLLRECLRLTGGAARTAAELAGGLDVRAERMRANLGLTGAQIVSERLAAVLAPRIGRAEARRLLTEASAEAAAGGRELQAVLAEKPLLDGHFTAAELAALCDPADYTGAAGLLVDRALWP